A genomic window from Solanum stenotomum isolate F172 chromosome 10, ASM1918654v1, whole genome shotgun sequence includes:
- the LOC125842914 gene encoding LOW QUALITY PROTEIN: uncharacterized protein LOC125842914 (The sequence of the model RefSeq protein was modified relative to this genomic sequence to represent the inferred CDS: substituted 2 bases at 2 genomic stop codons) produces the protein MPQERNVNEGLGRGRGMPQHIQTSSEATYSGRGKRQVEHEDTSGGQTRPFKRPRIVGVGIYQAGDGFTTLNVSLQLNASLNVFXFEYVFIXLSIGLSSRRVINTDTGVTKRVDVVTGDIGYTPVRGFKWKEKTTITNSNLERMGAEKVIQTRSAATATTNSQSQTSSSRKTHMPWKYDILMLSCSF, from the coding sequence ATGCCTCAAGAAAGAAATGTGAATGAAGGACTAGGTAGAGGAAGAGGAATGCCTCAACATATTCAAACTAGTTCTGAAGCAACCTACAGTGGAAGAGGGAAGAGACAAGTAGAACATGAGGACACCAGTGGAGGACAAACAAGACCTTTTAAAAGGCCAAGAATAGTAGGTGTTGGCATATACCAAGCTGGAGATGGATTTACAACTCTCAATGTAAGTTTACAACTCAATGCAAGCCTAAATGTCTTTTGATttgaatatgtatttatttgACTAAGCATTGGATTGTCAAGTAGAAGAGTCATCAATACTGATACAGGAGTGACAAAGAGGGTTGATGTTGTTACTGGTGATATTGGCTACACACCAGTACGTGGATTCAAATGGAAGGAGAAGACAACTATTACCAATAGTAACCTAGAAAGAATGGGGGCTGAAAAGGTTATCCAAACTAGGTCTGCAGCTACTGCTACTACTAATAGCCAAAGCCAAACAAGTTCAAGTAGGAAGACTCATATGCCATGGAAGTACGACAttttgatgttgtcttgttcattttga